The stretch of DNA CAATTAGAATCTCTGCTCCTTTAGCTAAAAATCTGTCTGCAATATTTTTAGTGTAGGCATCTGCACATATTAAAACACCAATTTTAACATTTTCCATATTTATTGGTTCAATGAAAGCACCGGAAGTAGACCAATCATCTATTATACTTGTTATTTTCCTTTGTTTTCCTATTATTTGACCATCTCGGTTTATAGCAAACACTGAATTATAAAGCTCTCCACTTTCTGACTTTTCAGGACAACCAAGAAATACAACAGTATTCAAAGACCGAATTAAATCTAAAAAGTTTGTCATCCATTCATCGGGTTGCTGCTTTATCCACTTAGTTCCGATCTTTTGAGAAAATTGCAAGCCACTAACTGCTAATTCGGGGGTTATAATCCAATCTACATTTTGATCTGCCGCTCGTTTAACTGCTTTTTCAATAAGACATTGATTTTTTTTTATTTCACCTGCGATTGGTAGCAAGTGCAATAAAGCAACTCTTAATTTACTCAAATTAAATCCCCCTTTTAGATATTAAAATTAATGTAATTAAAAATTATATCATTCTGTTTATATTTCTAAGTAATAATAATTCTGACAAGACTAATTGATCTAATCTGCCCTGTTAGTTAATAAGAAAAAGCCACCTGGAATGGTAGCTAGATCTTCAACTCTTGCGTTCAAAAGGGTAACTGTACTGCTGGATTACTTATGTTTTAATACGGTTTACCAAATGGTTATAGGGACAAAGTAAATTTTGAAAATAAAGTGTTAATTACTATATAACTTCATTACAAACTAGTTCCATTGACTAATAATATATGTTTACACTAAATCTTTCCCATGGTAAACTTTTGTGCAAAAAAGAAACATTTTAACCTATTTAACATATGATTCATTAGGGAAAAAACAACTTCTTTAGGGAAAAAAGTTTTCTTTAAGAAAAAACAAAGGAGGAAAAATTTTGGTAAAAATAAGAAAATGTGTAGGATTGTTTCCATCACTTATTGTTTTAATGCGTATTCTTTTTGGAGTAGGTTGGTTATTGGCAGGAGTGACTAAAATTACTGATAAGTTATGGTTTAGCGAACCAGGTTTATTTTTGAAGGATTATCTAATAAATTCATTACAAAAGTCCAATGTCCCACCCTTTTATAAAGTTTTTTTAGAGAATATAGCTTTAGAACATGTAATGGTTTTGAACTACGTTATCCCAATTGCCCAAATTATACTTGGTATATTTCTTATTGTAGGTTTATTTACCATACCTTCTATCCTTTCTTGTCTCTTTATGCATATTAACTTTATACTTTCTGGAAATATAAATTTAATTAGCCTGATTCTTTATACAAGTGCATTTTCATTAATTATTTTTAGGTCAAATATATATTACTTCAGTCTCGATAAATATTTTAAATTAGATACTCTGTTTGTCATCTATGAAAAAGAAGGAAAAAGAACTGCCTCTATACCATCTAATAAAGAAAAAAATTATAGTAGTTCTTAAATAGTGCTTTTAGTTAAATATTCCTTTTAACATTGTACCTATCCAATAGAGCAACCCTATAATATTAAACAAAATAAAAATATATAACAAAACTGTTGTAATCCTCAATGTCAATTCCCCCTTACTACTCAATTTTTAGTTAATATATCATTATTTAAAATTAAATTCTAAAATACCACTTCAATTTTATGAAAATTAAAAACTGTCATTATTATGACGGTTTTCTTTTGTACTTCATTAAACTTTGTTCTATTTATGATACAAGCTTGCTTAATCTTGAACTCCCTCAGTTTGATACGAATATCTCTTGAATGCTCACTTATTCGCAGGATTTCATAACCCTTGTAATTGGATTTACGTGTAATTGAAATGAGTTCAGATCATCTTGGCTTCGTGAAGGCATAGTTAAATAAAGGAGTCAGCCGCCACTCCATATTTTACCATATAATACACATCTCCACGCCGCCCTTGGAGGCTTTCCCTCCCATGTCTCAACGGGTCAATTGCCCTCTCATTCCTTCGTCATGCCTATCCAAGGGGTGGAGGCCAGTTATGCTAACCTGATGGGTCACAGTGCCCTTTTGTTTAAGAAACCTGGTACTCCGTGCATATTTGAAATCCTACGAATAAGACAACATTCAAAAATCTAAGATAACTATTTAACTATAAGACTTTTAGTCATACTGTTTCTATGCTGCCAATGGGATTGTTTCTTGTAATTTATTTGCACAGTAAGATTCGTTTCGCTTAGCTATACCTACAAAAATTCTTGCTAATTTTCCGACCAACTTCATGATAGACTTCATTTTCTTCATCTTCTTGACCTTCACATTATATGCATGGATAGCTTTAAACTCAGGGTTATTCATCACAAGGCTCATGGTTGCTAGGTAGAGGAAACGCCGTAGTCTAGACCTCCCTCGTTTTGAGAGGACAATCTGCCCTTTCCATTTTCCTGAGCTTGCTTCAGCTAAATGGAGTCCTGCATGGCGTAATAGGGAATTCCCATGAGAAAACCCACTTAGATCTCCAGCCTCTCCTAAAATGCCAGCTAATGAAATTTCACTTATACCTTTAATCATAAGCAGCTTCCTTGCAAATGGGATTTTATTGAAAACTTCTTTAACTTGTTATTCACCTCTTTCGAGTTGTTTAATTGCGAGGTCATACTCCTCCAGTAATTGTTCTAAATGGAACTTATAAGCGTCCAGTGCTTGTCCAGTTCCAATCGAGGATTTTGCTAGATTGATTAGTAATTGAGCCTTTTTGGATCCTGGTTGTCGCTGCATTAAAGACTTCCATCCCCTCATGACATCTAGAGGCTCAAAAGAAGCTATTTCATTAGGAATAGGAAACAATCGGAGGGTTGCAATTGCCCCTTTACAAGTAACATCTTTAAATACTTGTCTAAGCTCTGGAAACACAATATCTACCCATCTATGGATTTGATTGGTAGAGCTTACGAGACGTTTAACAATCACGTCACGATTAGAAATTAAAACTCTAAGTTTCTCAAAGGATTCAGATGAAGGGTGAACAAAGGAATAATAGCCGTTTTTCACCATATCAGCGATAACGAGTGCATCTTTTTTATCACTCTTTGACTGAGTGTTATCACGATTCTCCTTGTTTCTCTTTACTAGGTGGGGATTGACTGTTACTACCTCAATTTTTTGTTTAACAAGCCAGTTAGATAGGTTTTTCCAGTAGTGGCCAGTAGGTTCCATACCTACTATTGTGGAATCTAGATTTTTTAGTCTTTTTAACTTTTCAATCCAATTTTGCAGTTTAACAAACCCCTCTTCATTATTTTCAAATGTAAGGGGATCTCCGACTACAATTCCACGGAAGTTTACAGCTCGAGCAACGTGAAATTGTTGAGCAATGTCTACACCAACAATAAGATGTGTATCGGAAATTCTTTCTATTAGTTGATTTTGTTTGTCTTGCATTTTAAAATTCATAGTAGGGCTTCCTCCTTAAGAGTCTGAGTTAGAGTGGTGTCTATACTCATATCTTACTGAGGGGCTTTATTTTTTTCAAACCTGATAATTAACGATCTACAGGAATGCTAACCTGCTTCGTTAGTCCAATTAGAAAAGCCGCCTAGATGGCAGCCTGGATCTTCTATTCTTGCACCCGCAGTTGAACAAGTTTTTCGAGAAATAATTAATTCCTTTATCTTACACGATTAATTTACAGCTATTGCCTTAATGTTGTCCATTCCTATTAGTATCTAGAAAAAACAGTCAGCACATACTAAATCTTTCTAATGTGTGTATATGATGACTGAATGATAAGCCTGTTCACTGAAGCAATTGAGAATTGTGATGTGTAAATTTATTTATCTGTTCACTTCAGAACGTTAAGTGCAACCTTGGCGGCTTCTGATATAAGCGTATTGTCATAAATGGCATTCTGTGTATCGCGGCTGGATAGGACCGCTATGACAATGGGAGCTCTATTCGGCGGCCAAACAATCGCAATGTCATTCCGCGTTCCATAGCTTCCTGCCCCGCTCTTATCATCGACTTCCCAACCTGTTGGTGCGCCAGCACGAATCAATGCATCTCCAGTGGTATTTCCACGCATCCAATCTGTTAGGATCTTACGTTTTTCAATAGGGAGCAAGTCGCTGACTGCGAAAGCCTGAAGGTTCATAGCAAGTGATTTTGGTGTGCTAGTGTCACGTGTGTCTCCAGGAATAGCTGAGTTCAAATCAGTCTCGTAGCGATCAACCTGTGTAACCTTATCGCCAATCTGCCTCAGTGCTGTTTCGAATCCCTCAGTGCCTCCCAGTTTGTCTAATAAAAGGTTCCCAGCGGTATTGTCACTATATCGGACAGCAGCCTCGATAACTTCCCGAAGAGTCATCCCAGTATCTAGGTGAAGCTCTGTCACGGGTGAATACGGAACGATGTCCTCGCTGTTGTAAGTGACTAACTCCTCGAGTTGATCAATTGAGTAATGCTGCAACAATGCACCCGCTGCTAGAGCTTTGTAAGTAGATGCGTATGCGAACCGTTCATGAGGCCGATAGGAAACGATCTGATTTGTACCTGTATCAATCGCGTAGACTCCAAGCCGCGCGTCAAATTGGCTCTCGAGTTCTGCAAACTCACGGTGTATATGGGGTGCTGGTGTTTTCTTGACTGCCTTTTCGGGTTTGTCCGAAGGTTTATTAGTGGCCGACCAGCCGCCGAGGGATACAATTGCAACCACTAGGACAAGCAGTGCATTGATAAAATTTTTCATACTGCAAATATCATGTGTTTTCCTCAAGATCTTAACCTCTTTCTATTAATAGATGTCGTGAAAATAGAATAAGTGGGTTTAATCAGTATGTATTGATTAACACCGTCTGCTATTAACTACAGATTCTAAAAATTGTAGATTACTTTCGAATTTAATTCGATTATTTATGCAACGAAATATTTATTCTGTTTTCAGTTTTTTAATATTCAATATCACTTCCATAAACTTTTGCTGCCCTTATTGCTAGTGAGAATTTCCTCCTTTCTCCAATTTGATTACATGCGTAATATTAGATTGTGTTAAAAATACTACAATTGTAGTATTTATTACAAACGTTATACTACACTTGTAATAAATAGATGTCAATCATTTTGTAGTTTGCTGTCCTTTTTCATTAGGGTCAAAATATGCTCGAAAAACCCGCTGGCTAATGATATTAGCTGCACTGTGCGGCTGAGCATAACCATCACGGTAGGCATTGGGTACAATAACGGCAATGGCAATCTCGGGATCATTGAATGGAGCATAACCAGCAAAAGAAAGATTCCAAGTCTTCACCCCATTTTTATAGGATTCCGAGGTTCCAGTTTTACCCGCGGCATTGTACGGTTCCTCTTTAAAATATCCTCTCGCTGTTCCTTTGGCACCATGGGTAACCTGCCAAAAACCTTGTTGAACCCGCTTAATCATCTCCTCACTCATATCCACCTGATTCAACACCACTGGTTCAATTTCTTCGATTACGTTACCCGGTTCATTGCCATTCATATTGGGTTCACGAATCTCCTTTACTAATTGAGGCTTCATCCGGTATCCTCCATTAGCAATCGTTGTAATATACTGGGCAATTTGCATCGGAGTATAGGTATCTAATTGTCCGATGGCAATCTGAAAGTAGGTGCTAGTATTGGTTCCTTTAATTCCTGCCGTTTCATTATCAAAATCAATACCTGTCGGGATGCCTAAACCAAATTGATTGAAATAATAGCGAATGGTTTCAATTTTTTTCGGATCAATATTCAGTGTGGCATTGGGAGCATAGTTGCCGCCCATAATTTCAATCGCGGTTTTCCACATATATACGTTCGATGAACGCTCTAATGCCTCTAATTCGTTAATTTTGTTCATAACTTCGTAGGAGGAAAAGGTTCCCGACCCCTTAAATCGCATGACCTCATCCAGCACGATTTCCCCGAAATCCCTGACACCCGATTGATATCCAGTTAATACGGTTGCCCCTTTTACAACGGAACCCTGTTCAAACGCATAAGTGAAGGCCCCAGGTGTAAAATCGGTAAACTTCCGGGACTGCCTGTTATATACTTTTCCTGACATCGCCAGAATGTGACCTGTTTTCGGTTCCATTGCCACAACAAAGGCAGTGTCAAGGGTATCCGTATGCGGCTTTTGGATTGCATTAACTAATTCTTCCTGCATAATATTTTCCACTTGGGCTTGGAAGTCCATATCAATGGTCAGAACAATATCGTTGCCGCTCTTCCCTTCCGATACAATGTCTGTACTCACCACATTTCCATCTTGATCAGTTACTGTTTTTACTTTTTCCTTTTGGCCTTGCAAAACGCCATCATATAGCTCTTCAATATAGCTTTTCCCGACGCGGTCATTCAAGCTGTACCCTCTAGCTGTATAATAATCTACCTTTTCTGCGGGTAAACCTTCATCTTCACTTGTTACTTCCCCAAGCATATTCCAAAACGTTTCCCCATAAGTTTTGCCCCTTTTCCAATCGGTCGTAGCATCCACACCCGGCAAGTCTTCCAGATTTTCATTTACCTTTGCAAATTCTTCCTCTGTTACATTTTCATTTTTAATCATTGACGGTGTTAGAGCGATGGCGGACGACAGCTTTCGGTAAATTGCCGCCAAGTTTTTGTCCATTGCCTTTAGATTGCTTTCTGTAATGCGTTTCAATTTTAAACGATATAAATCCTCGTCATTAAGCTTTTTCTGATTGTATAATTTCTCCTCCTTCTTTGTGATTAAATCCGTGCCATTGTTATGTACAACCAGCCAGATATCTTTCAAATCCCGATCGGTCACTTTATTGATCTCTTTATCAGTCA from Neobacillus sp. CF12 encodes:
- a CDS encoding penicillin-binding protein 2 produces the protein MKQKLQKENIVIIRSRLNALFTMVFVLFSLLILRLGVIQIIKGEVFAAQAKRTDVTPVSYSVPRGKIYDTNHKLVVYNIPEKAIIYTPPKNPQPGELLELANKLNTFLDMTDKEINKVTDRDLKDIWLVVHNNGTDLITKKEEKLYNQKKLNDEDLYRLKLKRITESNLKAMDKNLAAIYRKLSSAIALTPSMIKNENVTEEEFAKVNENLEDLPGVDATTDWKRGKTYGETFWNMLGEVTSEDEGLPAEKVDYYTARGYSLNDRVGKSYIEELYDGVLQGQKEKVKTVTDQDGNVVSTDIVSEGKSGNDIVLTIDMDFQAQVENIMQEELVNAIQKPHTDTLDTAFVVAMEPKTGHILAMSGKVYNRQSRKFTDFTPGAFTYAFEQGSVVKGATVLTGYQSGVRDFGEIVLDEVMRFKGSGTFSSYEVMNKINELEALERSSNVYMWKTAIEIMGGNYAPNATLNIDPKKIETIRYYFNQFGLGIPTGIDFDNETAGIKGTNTSTYFQIAIGQLDTYTPMQIAQYITTIANGGYRMKPQLVKEIREPNMNGNEPGNVIEEIEPVVLNQVDMSEEMIKRVQQGFWQVTHGAKGTARGYFKEEPYNAAGKTGTSESYKNGVKTWNLSFAGYAPFNDPEIAIAVIVPNAYRDGYAQPHSAANIISQRVFRAYFDPNEKGQQTTK
- a CDS encoding carbon-nitrogen hydrolase family protein, coding for MSKLRVALLHLLPIAGEIKKNQCLIEKAVKRAADQNVDWIITPELAVSGLQFSQKIGTKWIKQQPDEWMTNFLDLIRSLNTVVFLGCPEKSESGELYNSVFAINRDGQIIGKQRKITSIIDDWSTSGAFIEPINMENVKIGVLICADAYTKNIADRFLAKGAEILIAPSAWGPGLYGPNGEWEQRSIDTGLCLFVCNRTGEDESVTFWEAESLIIKNGKPLLKHKSKQSAILTFDWDLEKMD
- the bla gene encoding class A beta-lactamase, with protein sequence MRKTHDICSMKNFINALLVLVVAIVSLGGWSATNKPSDKPEKAVKKTPAPHIHREFAELESQFDARLGVYAIDTGTNQIVSYRPHERFAYASTYKALAAGALLQHYSIDQLEELVTYNSEDIVPYSPVTELHLDTGMTLREVIEAAVRYSDNTAGNLLLDKLGGTEGFETALRQIGDKVTQVDRYETDLNSAIPGDTRDTSTPKSLAMNLQAFAVSDLLPIEKRKILTDWMRGNTTGDALIRAGAPTGWEVDDKSGAGSYGTRNDIAIVWPPNRAPIVIAVLSSRDTQNAIYDNTLISEAAKVALNVLK
- a CDS encoding DoxX family membrane protein, coding for MVKIRKCVGLFPSLIVLMRILFGVGWLLAGVTKITDKLWFSEPGLFLKDYLINSLQKSNVPPFYKVFLENIALEHVMVLNYVIPIAQIILGIFLIVGLFTIPSILSCLFMHINFILSGNINLISLILYTSAFSLIIFRSNIYYFSLDKYFKLDTLFVIYEKEGKRTASIPSNKEKNYSSS